The DNA sequence TCAAAAACTTGATAATATACAGACttccagaaacagaaacaaatataCTACCAtttaagaactttttaaaaaaattctctggACAAGATCTCTCACAAGATGTTGATGTATTATAAATGTTCTGCCCAGGCAGAACTATGGTTCATGACAACATCCATAGGACTCACCTTCCTGTTGTACCCATCACTCCCTGTGATTTACTGGCAAGCAGAGGGATGGGGGGTGTGGGTGCATGCCTAAATTATGCAAAAGTATTGTCCTGTGGAGGAGCCCCAGGCGGTTCAGGGCACTACTGTTGGTGTTCTGTAGCTGGCTATAAAGGCATATCCAGATCCTTCTGCTCTCCACTGGCCACTAAGTTTTTGGTTGTGTGACGGAAGTTATGAATTTCTCTCTCTACGACACCAAAAAAGTTCAAGACACAGCCATAGCTTTCAGTTATGCTTCTTTATGTCagtaataggatgccagccaatatttACCAGAGTATGCCTTAATGCTAACAGCTTGCCCCAATTACAGTAGACTCATTGATTCAAGTAAGTAAACATGATAATTCTTACTCTTGGGTGGGTGTACTTTTGTCGGGACCAGCAATtagatttaattttttgtatGCTGAACACGCTTCTTGCAGGACAAAGTAAGACTGCCTGTTATTTTGGCAGGCCAGGAGGGTAATGGACAGAGTTCCAAGGTGACATGTTATCACTCGGTTGGATGGCAAATGCATTGGACTGCAATTGCCCAGCTGGCCTAACCGGGtcagccagtggtgaaggatgagggaaattatacacaatattttaataatttgggggatgaaacaaagtttgtgtacaccaaattataagaaagcaaaagtgtcactacctcagccacccatgtggaaaattttggagtatttcagaattcaggataagggacactcaacccgTAGTAGCTAAATCCTGTCTGTAGCACCTACCCAAGACAATACTATCATATAAAGGAGTTATATCCTACATTAAAATGTCAAAAGGCACCATTTCCCCAGACCCTTCCTGGAAGTCTGCTTTGGCAGCAATGGCAGGGGTGTTGCAAGACAAACAGAGAAACTAATAATCACTCTAAGGAACAGATGAAGTAGTCAGAGGCTACATCCTCAAAGTAATATAAACAAGCAACTGTTTTCAAGCCTCCATACATTTCCATATAAAGGGCTACACAAGTAAATGAAGGTCAACAAAAACATCTTTCTACACTCTTTCCAGAAAATCTTTTTGCTGATGGAAAGACAAATCTGGATCTTTTATTGAATTGAAAGATTACAAGATAGAGCATGTAAAGCTAAAGCAGTTTCCTTATCCTGTGGTATATTACAAACTCTACTGAGATagtactactcaaagtggtggcccaTAAAACAGTGGTAGCCTATGAGCCATCAGGACCCTGTTCATGTTttccaagaaataaaagaaatagcaaaGCCAATGGCCACATACAGTGTATGTTACCAATCCCTGGCACATTAGAAAAGCACTGCCATCCCTACATGAGAgagcttgagaagcactgcacATCTCTGGATATTATTTAGATGTAAGGatctttattattgtttttttaattttcctgtGAGTCAAACAATACCAGTTATGGGAGAAAAGCAATATATACATTAAATGTGATCTGGATGTACTACACCGAGCACCTGCAAAGACATCCTTGTGATAGTCTCTGCAAACAAAAATCCTTTAAGTCTATGTTACTCCACTCAGTAAGTGGGCTCATAACAGAGCTAACTGTACAACTCAAGAAAGGCAGCAAAAATGCCACAGTCCCCTCGCCCCAGAAGAAGGTACAAATAAATAGGAGGAAACAGTTCAGACAAAAACTGCAGTTAAATTAGCCATTTACACCCCCTCACTTCTTTCCTTACTAAACAAACTCACCTATTTGCTtacttataatttccattttctgTACCATTTAGAAATTCAATAAACAAAACCTTGAATAAAATTCACGCTGTCCACTCATGGATACTCATGGACCTGATTATCTGACACCCTAAGAACATGCTTATGACTCTTTTTAGTAAAGATATAGTTTATTGAagaaaaatcacattttctcaaaCCCCTGTAAACACAATCACTCTAGTTGCAttacaaaaaaaacaaccccaccaATGGACACACTtaagaaaagtaaaagaaaaataaaccatTGATACCCAAGTCACACAGGCAATATTTAAGGCAAACATTACATTTGACAGTTAAAACAAAGTGCCAAAAGGTGCAAGTCAAAGTGCAGGGCTGATCTGCTTCATAATGCCAGTTTACTGagttacaaacacacaaataccAGGAATATATACACCACCAGGAAAGACTAAGTTTATAATTGCAGTaggtttttgctttttgtttttttgcttgacaagaatgtgtaaaaaaaaacccaacccaaatTACCTTTATATAACAAACACCAGTATTCTCCAAAACAGAAATCTTGGTGTTTTTTTATCATGCTTTTGATTTGACTGCTGAAAATGCTACTAATCAATGTATAATGTATTTTAGCCcagaaccaaaaacaaaacaaaacaaaacaggctgACCAAAGGAATGCCGGATTTGTAATTCTGCAAAAGCAGCTCTCCCTATTGCAGAGTAAATCTCATCTGCCTATATAGAGTATTTACATAAAATGGTCGTAGACAAAAGAGAAATCTCAGAAGCTTCTCTTGAAACAGGCAACCCTCCTTTGAAATTCAGGGCTTGAAATACGAAAGGAGACACTGGCAGTCAAAGGAGAGAACTTATCCTTGTAGGCATATTCAAGCCCTTTCTGCATGTCTGGAGTAGCACTTTGGAACATGTTCTTATTAAAACTGGGGGGGAAAATCTGCTTAAACACATTGATGTTCTGTTCATGTGGACATCAGGAACCAAACTTGTATTTGTGAGTTAAACCTATGAATAAGTGTACAAATGCAGTATACATTACTATAATGTGtctcatcttttaaaaagtaaattcttATTTCACCAACTTTTAATATGAAATGCTTTATTCCAGAACACCCCTGTGAGGTAGTCGCATTATCATTTTAAACTGACTAATCTACAGGCATAGCTAATGAtagtctttcatttttttaagttCTAGTCTTTAATGTTTCACAATGAACATATTATATTGCCATTAAAATCTAAGGCCACTTAACAAGAATTCCACTGTGGCAACAGCAAAATACATTTGTGCACAGATAGTCCATACATTCAATTTTAAAATCCAGTACCATACCTGAAAACCTCAAAGGGAATATAAAAGCATATTCTAAATTTCATGATCAAAACTAGTCTCCAAGGCACACGTTCAGTTTTCTCTACATTCTACAGAAGATCATATATCTATCTATAGCTATAGACAGATCATATATCTATGGATAGGTATCATATATCTATCTATAGCTATATATACATCATATATATAGATCATATATCCTCTACAGCAATTTCACATTAACCACCCACCTTTGCCAACCTGAGTGAAGGTCACTCCTAAGTTCAAACCTGTTCAACTCCATTACACCTGAGCATCAATCACCATTGTGATATTATGTTATAAATTATAagcaaaaaaaatgtatttggtaAATCGCCATTTTCcacaatatgaaaataaaatttatggCAAGACCTAGATTACAGCATTTCTTGTCAGAAAGCAGCATACTACAATACCCTTTGCATTAACATTTGAATAAGACCATGTAGCAGCCTTACTCTTCTCCTAATAAAAGAAGAGGTTATAATAAACAACATCCTGCATGCTCTAGCAAGGGTAATGTCATCACATGGCACAATCAAGGGTAATTTTATAAAGGGAATCTTATATTCTGTAAGCAGGGGCACCTGAGTGTAGGATAGACCAATATCTGGATTTTTCTTCCAAGGATGAACccaacaaaataaatattcaatATTATCTTGGATAAGAAGGAAGTGTTTATGAATCAGTCTTGGAAGTAGTACAGAAACTGTTGTTGATTATAAACAGCATGCAGAAAATATGGGAATAAGTAAACATGTTCATAAGCAATAATGCCCTTGCTTTTCAAGGAATATACAAATGCCACTCTGAAACGCAGTTTTTAGAAGATGCAACAGCATTTAAGGGCATATGTTATCTAGATAGCCACATTAAGGTAGTGCTAGAAACTGAAATAACAACTAAAATAAAAGATGAGGACCACCCAGGCTGCTCCCAGAACTCAAGACCAAGCCTGTGCTTCTTCAAGTGGTTTTAAATCAAATGTAAACTGCCTTGGTGAAGGCTTAAGAGCCGACGGTGACGTCAGCAGATGAATCCTTTCTGCAACACAAAATTACTTTACCATCACACAAGCTTGAGGAGTGATTACAGTATCAATATTACAGTATCAATTCTGCCTTATTTTTCTATTACCAACATGTTCATCCAGATGAGCTCCCCCACAATATTCCTCTATGGTACATGCTCAGATATGCTTTTAAACAAAGCAGCCTCAACTGGAATTTACCAAGCTTCTCACCGCTACAGTATTATCACATGTTTATAGAGTAGGAGTTAAACATCTTGCTGTAGAAGAGCCCCTTAGTCATTTTTACTTGAATTCTTTCGTCTCGGGGATCCAATAGAAAGCACAGGAGAAGTGAATGTGTTTCCTGAAGAAGGATGGCTGGAAGTAGCCAGTGTAGACTCCCCTTGGATCTTCTTGGATGTTTCGATGACTGAATTCTGCTGAGTGTTATTCATTTCAATCACTTCAAAGTCTACTTCATTCCATTCTCTGCCATCTTCCCCGTCCTCCTCCTCAAGGTGAGAGTTGGACAATAATGCTTCCCGGAGTTTCCTGTCTCCACTATCATTCAGCTTAGCATCACTGGGTGAGGTAGCTAATTTATACAGGACAGGGAACAGCACTGCAGTCATGACTGATGCTCCCAGCGCAGTATACATGAGCACAGGGATAGTAGGATGGAATCCTTGAAGGAAGCCAACCACTGCTGGAATACACATTTCCCCCATAGCTGCACCCATCACAAACAACGCTGCTGATTTCCCTTGGATAGTGGTATACTGCTCAATCCAGGATATGCCACTTGGGAAGATGGTGGCCATTGATGCTCCATACACTGCCGAGCCAAGCCACAGAGAGATGGAGTGTGTATTGAACAGTGTCAGGAACAACGACGACACCGTGGAGCATATGATACTCAGTAGGATCATAGCCCCAGGATAAGAGCAGGCAGCCAAACAGATTGCCAATCCCCTGCAAGCTGCAAACGATCCCCAAAAGGCAGCATTCAACCCTGCTGCTTCACTTTCCTTCATGCCAACGTGGGTTTTTGCATAAGTAAAAATATAAGACCCATAGGTTACCTCTGCtccaacataaaaaaaaaagaatatggagAGAATAATTATGAGGGCATAGTGGTATTTGGCAAACTTGTATTTCTGTGTGGAAAGTTTCCTTCTGTCCCTAACAGTCCTGGTCTTCcaatataaaacaaagaaaaacaatgtgacAAGCAAGAGGTAGGTGCCTATCACAGCATAAGACCACATCAAGTTCAAGGTGAAATGTAGCTTCTGTGATGACGTAGGAGCAGGAAGAGAATCCACAGCAGGCTGACTGTCATTGGTACCACCCTGGTGGGCCTGTGGATCCATAGTAGAGTCACCCAATGCCATCTTGGCCAGGATGGGAGCCACAAAAGCACCCAGTGCAAAACTGAAATGTAAAGCTTGCATATGTGGACCTGCCTCTGTCCCCCATGTGTCCAAAGCAACAACATTGCCACCTgtaaggcaaacaaacaaacagtcacTCAATCAGAATCAGGCTTGCATGTAAAAAATGACTGGAAAAGTCCAAGAGGTAAAACAGACAAACTCAAAGGGAAGCAGAAACTTCCAACCAGCCTATTTTCTATtcttgcttctccttctcttGTTGCCACCTATTCCCCATCACACCTGACAGCTGATCAGTATGTCTGAGGCTAGATTCAAAGTGGACCACAGAAATGTAGTGTTTTAGGCTTACACTGGAGACATTAGCAAAAGATTTTTGATTCGAGCTTATAAAATATACACTATTAAATATGCAGCttacatataaaatgcaaaattgcttcaattaaaacaattacacttAGAGCAGCAACTATGCAAGAACCAGAGTAGAGAAGAACAAAGGAATGGAGGCAGACAAGTTACTGATGTTAaataaagaaaccaaaaatatGCTAAGGATTCAACAGGGAGAATAATGTGGCAAACTTAAAATGCAAAGGACAAAAGGCTAGACAACACATACGGCTGAATGAGAGTAGACAACGCACAGATGGAAaatcagaaaggaaggaaggcaggcaggcaggcaggaagaaaCTGGAGTGCAACTGTTTACTAGTTTCAAAAAAAAGAGGGTGTTAATGGGAGCTTGACATGTTGTAGGTCTCTGTTTGAAGTCCGTTTTTTCTGCTTCTGTCATCTAGCAGGGGAAAACAGGAGACTTACAAAGTCCTTTCAGATTCTTAACTTTTTCACATTATCAGGGTTTTCCCCCCCTTGGGGAACAAggactttccctagaagccatggCTACCTAGAACTGAATATAACAAACAAGAAAatgggaatgaaagaaagaagaccaGAGCTAAATGCAGGAAGGGAGATGAAAAAAGGCCAGCCAACTAGAATTAAAGGCGTACTTCTAATACCTAGCCCCCAAGTAAAGAAGGCCCGACTCTATTAGTGAAAGCAAATAGCAACTGAATTTATTATACAGTCTTTCTTCTAAAACATTGTGTTTCAGAGGGATTTATCTAAAAACAAGCAAGGGAATAAAAAGATTGATCTTTATTGTTGGTGCAGCATGTAAGACTGAATGGGAGCTACAATGGTCCTTCAACATGGTGCCCTTGACATTCCACACACAATGTAGTTATTATGGGTCTTCCAGGTTACCATATGGCAATCCAGTcataggcaagatttattcagagatggtttgccactgccttcatctgaaggtgacagagtgtgacttacccaaggtcatccagtcagTTTCTGTGGCTTACTGGGGATTtaaacctggtctcccaaagtcctataGTGTGTAACTAGTGGGTGGAATAGTTTCCAACCAATTGATGAAGCAGTTTCTTTGACGCCTGGCCATGAAGTTCCAGATGTACTGATTTCACTGTGATTCAGGATTTTGACAGCTCAAATGTAATGACTTCATGGCCATCTACCAGCAACAGTGACACTTGAAGGAGCTTAACATTTGCTTTCATCTCACAGGATGCTAAATGTAACTCTTTCTTATTGTATAAGGGGCATCCTACACTCAGGTCTCCTCCTGGGTATCCTCTTCTTTTCAAAAGACTCAGTGAACCTGTATGTGCACAATCAGCTGCCTCAGAACCCCAAAGAGCCACAATACTTAGTTATGTGTAATCTCTCCCCCCCtcaaacaaataacaaaacaaaagaatgaaaggaacAATGGCACACAACTGAGTGGCATGTATAGTTTGCCCTTTGGCTGAAATAAGCAGGATGCAAGTTCAAGAGCTCTGGATGCATGGTGCAATGCACTTATCATTAAAATGCCAGCAAGTCAGTAAAGCAATTTACATTTAAGGGATTCAAAACACTCCTCATTCAATAACACTTAATATAACAGACAGACTGCTGTCAAAAAAAGCAGTTGCTGCTGTTGGTTCTTTTACCTGTATCCAGGACTCCCATTGAAAAACCAATGACAGACATCATGGCTGTGAGCAAGAGTGCTGTCTTACACCATGGGATGGCATACAGGCCCATGGCTGTTGCCAGCATAGACAAGCCTATAAAGTAGAGATATTTAAGAATTAATGATTTGTAAAATAGCTAGCTACATTTCCAGACTTAGCTTTTTGTACAAAAAGTCCACAAAAACAGTTTCActagtgtgtatgtgccttcaagtcacttgttgacttatcgCTACCCCAGGAATTTTACAGTTTTCTTAAGCAATGAAccatcagaggtggtttggcattACATGGTCTTCATTGAATTACCAGAACAAaacataaaaaaacccaaacctcaatttttattaatacaggttgagtatcccttatcgagaattctgaaatccaatactacattctgacctcagaagcataCACAGGCTTCAGTCTTGCACATAGTCCCAGTGGGCATGCATAAAACTGTACTGTTCACCTCCCAAAAGAAGACAGCTGAAAGTGTACAAAAGCATTTCCTTCAGCACAAAATTCCTAACAGCACAGAAAATATATTAGCAAAGATCCTGCACTGTCAAATATAACTATGGTAGAAAAGCACCATTATCTTAGTTATGTCTGATGATGCCACCCCTTCTAAAAACCTATCTTCTCAGTCTGGCAGCACCTCAACCAAAAGGTTTCCAAGGCACTGCAGATCAGAGTTCGGGGAAATGATGCCAGCACTCTCCTAGTCACAGAGCACATCAAGAACAGGGAGCTGGAGAGACCTCTTGGGGTCTTGCTATAACTGCTTCTCCCAAGTTTAGGAGAGACtactgcagatgtcatttcccagtgccctgaTCTGGAACATCATGCACAGCCTTTGGTTGAGGGGAGGGAGTGCTGCCTTTTGAGGGTCACATTTGGCCATTAACAATGTGAATTCCTAGCATTTACAAGATGGTATGTCCAGCTTACAGTCTCATAACTGCTGAGCTGGATGCCAACCTCTGTGTGCACAAACAAAGGAATACAACAACTTGGATCAAACCCTATAAAGGGATTAAGCTAAACAAATTCATTTCAAGAGTGCCACATGAAGCTCTGCATGTTTGACAGGGAAAGTATGGAAAATCTCTGGCTGCCTGTGCATCTTTATTGTCACACAACTGACTGTTTGGGCTACAGGGTAAGTCATGCATTGTATTAGGGCTGGATTTAATGACATTTGACTTTACTGCTGGTGTTCCCCCAAGGAATAAAGAGCTAGACAGTGTGCATGATGCATCTATCAAAGTAGACCTTATCCTTTCATATTATAGGGACATTGGAGAATTGGGTTTGATAACATTTATTCAAGCAAATCAGCCTAAATTACATGCCCTAGACTAATGTGGATAATAATACAATTACCTTCCaaagtttgttttctttccagCTTTCTTATAATGTACAGTACTGTTCTTTGTTAGAAAGGCTTGTACAAATACTTGCAGAGTATAAGGGCTTGTATTACAGGGGTAAATCTGCATTTtgagaaaaatgcaaaacaattgtgttttcttttaatccACAGAAAACAGGATGGAAGACACTTAAGAGTAAGCCCATGTGAAATTGTTAACAGACTCATCCCTATAATGGACATTTCTGTATGAACTGAAATACTACCAATCAGGAGTTTGTCATAAAAGAGTAATGGGAGGGTGACTGAATCCAGGCTCTTGCCCATTTCCCCTCTTGATCTGCCAATGTAGGAGTTCAACTTTATGCATCAGGCTATAAGCACCTATCCTGGCTGTTATGCCATACACCATATATTAGTACTTGCAATTACCCATCCAGACAGGGAAACATATACAGCCCCTACTACAACGATATATAACACAAATGTTCAATTCTGTGTACTTACCTAAGAGGACATGGGCATTCATGCAGTCAACAAGTATTCCACCAATCAAAGAACC is a window from the Sceloporus undulatus isolate JIND9_A2432 ecotype Alabama chromosome 1, SceUnd_v1.1, whole genome shotgun sequence genome containing:
- the MFSD4B gene encoding sodium-dependent glucose transporter 1 isoform X2, with translation MCNKTYIPPFCFAATSTPATEHKGQHCNQFIFFLRHLARWHLFNYKSNQVIVTQGMAIAILGPTFPDLAANVNKNVSQISFIFVGRSSGYFVGSLIGGILVDCMNAHVLLGLSMLATAMGLYAIPWCKTALLLTAMMSVIGFSMGVLDTGGNVVALDTWGTEAGPHMQALHFSFALGAFVAPILAKMALGDSTMDPQAHQGGTNDSQPAVDSLPAPTSSQKLHFTLNLMWSYAVIGTYLLLVTLFFFVLYWKTRTVRDRRKLSTQKYKFAKYHYALIIILSIFFFFYVGAEVTYGSYIFTYAKTHVGMKESEAAGLNAAFWGSFAACRGLAICLAACSYPGAMILLSIICSTVSSLFLTLFNTHSISLWLGSAVYGASMATIFPSGISWIEQYTTIQGKSAALFVMGAAMGEMCIPAVVGFLQGFHPTIPVLMYTALGASVMTAVLFPVLYKLATSPSDAKLNDSGDRKLREALLSNSHLEEEDGEDGREWNEVDFEVIEMNNTQQNSVIETSKKIQGESTLATSSHPSSGNTFTSPVLSIGSPRRKNSSKND
- the MFSD4B gene encoding sodium-dependent glucose transporter 1 isoform X3, with the translated sequence MAIAILGPTFPDLAANVNKNVSQISFIFVGRSSGYFVGSLIGGILVDCMNAHVLLGLSMLATAMGLYAIPWCKTALLLTAMMSVIGFSMGVLDTGGNVVALDTWGTEAGPHMQALHFSFALGAFVAPILAKMALGDSTMDPQAHQGGTNDSQPAVDSLPAPTSSQKLHFTLNLMWSYAVIGTYLLLVTLFFFVLYWKTRTVRDRRKLSTQKYKFAKYHYALIIILSIFFFFYVGAEVTYGSYIFTYAKTHVGMKESEAAGLNAAFWGSFAACRGLAICLAACSYPGAMILLSIICSTVSSLFLTLFNTHSISLWLGSAVYGASMATIFPSGISWIEQYTTIQGKSAALFVMGAAMGEMCIPAVVGFLQGFHPTIPVLMYTALGASVMTAVLFPVLYKLATSPSDAKLNDSGDRKLREALLSNSHLEEEDGEDGREWNEVDFEVIEMNNTQQNSVIETSKKIQGESTLATSSHPSSGNTFTSPVLSIGSPRRKNSSKND
- the MFSD4B gene encoding sodium-dependent glucose transporter 1 isoform X1 → MAAGERRKQVRFARVEEEGEGENGGEEEEDEGGGFKEGAEGKEPSGGEGREALLSPEVQVAGGGGPGRRRGAGEAAAPPSPLRRGLMWLTSAVLCAAFLGLGMAIAILGPTFPDLAANVNKNVSQISFIFVGRSSGYFVGSLIGGILVDCMNAHVLLGLSMLATAMGLYAIPWCKTALLLTAMMSVIGFSMGVLDTGGNVVALDTWGTEAGPHMQALHFSFALGAFVAPILAKMALGDSTMDPQAHQGGTNDSQPAVDSLPAPTSSQKLHFTLNLMWSYAVIGTYLLLVTLFFFVLYWKTRTVRDRRKLSTQKYKFAKYHYALIIILSIFFFFYVGAEVTYGSYIFTYAKTHVGMKESEAAGLNAAFWGSFAACRGLAICLAACSYPGAMILLSIICSTVSSLFLTLFNTHSISLWLGSAVYGASMATIFPSGISWIEQYTTIQGKSAALFVMGAAMGEMCIPAVVGFLQGFHPTIPVLMYTALGASVMTAVLFPVLYKLATSPSDAKLNDSGDRKLREALLSNSHLEEEDGEDGREWNEVDFEVIEMNNTQQNSVIETSKKIQGESTLATSSHPSSGNTFTSPVLSIGSPRRKNSSKND